From Coffea arabica cultivar ET-39 chromosome 9c, Coffea Arabica ET-39 HiFi, whole genome shotgun sequence, one genomic window encodes:
- the LOC113708986 gene encoding uncharacterized protein, which yields MAWRLAPVSWEGIAELQCNMWRWWDAVMESAKGAQGMDRIKLTVYILWQLWKARNKRVFQLESVDAKVIIDKAQQEWIEFEEATGPQPRGFESTEQERLSHHNWEPPMEGVVRINTDAAISAKMVRTGLGIVARNWRGDLVKVRGISRRKKGEAATEESLAIRSALDMAQAAGWTKIEVQSDCRNIVSSINAGNVQDCKLQTILEDIEALKTSFDSCIFSFVPRCENPRICIFP from the coding sequence ATGGCTTGGAGGCTAGCTCCGGTGAGTTGGGAAGGGATAGCTGAGCTACAATGCAACATGTGGAGGTGGTGGGATGCTGTGATGGAATCGGCTAAGGGTGCCCAAGGAATGGACCGCATCAAGCTCACAGTATATATACTTTGGCAGCTGTGGAAGGCGAGAAACAAGAGAGTATTCCAGCTGGAGAGCGTGGACGCAAAAGTGATAATTGACAAAGCCCAGCAAGAGTGGATCGAATTTGAAGAGGCAACTGGTCCTCAACCCCGAGGATTCGAATCAACAGAGCAGGAAAGATTGAGTCATCATAATTGGGAGCCACCAATGGAGGGAGTAGTGAGAATTAATACGGACGCAGCAATCTCAGCAAAAATGGTCAGGACCGGATTGGGAATTGTTGCACGGAACTGGCGAGGAGATCTAGTGAAAGTCCGAGGGATTAGTAGAAGGAAAAAAGGGGAAGCTGCCACGGAGGAATCTTTAGCAATCCGAAGTGCGCTGGATATGGCTCAAGCTGCAGGATGGACAAAGATAGAAGTCCAGTCGGACTGCAGAAACATTGTGAGCTCGATCAATGCGGGCAATGTTCAGGATTGTAAGTTACAAACAATCCTAGAAGACATTGAGGCCCTAAAGACTAGCTTTGACAGTTGTATCTTCTCTTTTGTTCCCAGATGTGAGAACCCTAGAATTTGCATATTTCCTTAG